One segment of Stenotrophomonas sp. SAU14A_NAIMI4_8 DNA contains the following:
- a CDS encoding 4-alpha-glucanotransferase codes for MSTDAALQSAARAAGLMPEWEDVSGRHCTVSPAVLRVVLAQLQPDADALHAPLRTAICGQPVALPAVSGMAGWVDEAGRTHDARQDSRGAWTAPEKPGYWHWQQGRRSIAIAVAPQKAWWPAQLDRAWGLAAQVYSLRSDADAGIGDSAGCGPWLQRLVAHGGHALALSPLHAGLPPTAGYSPYSPSDRRWLDPLQASLLQGVPDAARAALASDSALTEAVKAATAARRIDWPSAADLKWRWLRSARAQLQRLQPELWNAMGQWRSDAGPALEAYCALAADPRSGDADDHAFAQWLAQRCWSQVQQRARSGGAGIGLIADLAVGCAPEGAEARSQPQCMLSGLELGAPPDAFNTQGQAWGITGFSPLALRRQGYAPFINLLRSVMADRGGVRIDHILGLHRLWVLPNGGSASDGVYLQFPLDDLLNLLVLESWRHQCVVIGEDLGVVPAGIRQLLASRGVLGVDVLPFTRDASGFLAPAAWRREAVAMPSTHDLPPLAGWLRGRDLRWRARLGEMDDLPAAMAQRRADALALAQAAHGEEVEDAALERLAATPSRLALLPLEDALGLRTQVNLPGTVGVHPNWRRRLPLHWDEPALQSRLGRISAGRGGAGR; via the coding sequence AGCGCTGCAGAGCGCCGCCCGTGCGGCCGGACTGATGCCCGAGTGGGAAGACGTATCCGGGCGCCACTGCACAGTGTCGCCCGCGGTGCTGCGTGTGGTGCTGGCGCAGTTGCAGCCGGATGCAGACGCCCTGCATGCCCCGCTGCGTACGGCCATCTGCGGCCAGCCCGTGGCGCTGCCGGCAGTATCCGGCATGGCGGGCTGGGTGGATGAAGCGGGCAGGACGCACGACGCGCGGCAGGATTCGCGCGGTGCGTGGACCGCGCCGGAAAAGCCGGGTTACTGGCACTGGCAACAGGGGCGCAGGTCCATCGCCATCGCGGTGGCGCCGCAGAAAGCGTGGTGGCCCGCGCAGCTTGATCGGGCCTGGGGCCTGGCTGCGCAGGTATACAGCCTGCGCAGCGACGCCGACGCGGGGATCGGAGACAGTGCCGGGTGCGGGCCGTGGCTGCAGCGCCTGGTCGCGCACGGCGGGCACGCACTGGCACTGAGCCCTTTGCATGCCGGCTTGCCACCGACGGCCGGCTACAGCCCTTACTCACCCAGCGACCGCCGCTGGCTGGACCCGTTGCAGGCCTCGCTGCTGCAGGGCGTTCCCGATGCGGCCCGAGCCGCGCTGGCAAGCGATTCCGCCCTGACCGAGGCCGTGAAGGCCGCTACCGCGGCGCGGCGTATTGACTGGCCCTCCGCAGCCGACCTGAAGTGGCGCTGGCTGCGTTCGGCCAGGGCCCAACTTCAGCGCCTGCAGCCGGAGCTCTGGAACGCGATGGGCCAGTGGCGGTCCGACGCCGGGCCCGCGTTGGAGGCGTACTGCGCCTTGGCCGCCGACCCGCGCAGTGGCGATGCGGACGATCACGCGTTCGCGCAATGGCTGGCGCAGCGGTGCTGGTCGCAGGTGCAGCAGCGCGCGCGCAGCGGCGGTGCCGGCATCGGACTGATCGCCGATCTTGCCGTCGGCTGCGCGCCCGAGGGTGCCGAAGCGCGTTCGCAGCCGCAGTGCATGCTCTCGGGTCTGGAGCTGGGTGCGCCGCCGGATGCCTTCAACACCCAGGGCCAGGCCTGGGGGATTACGGGGTTCTCGCCGCTTGCGCTGCGCAGGCAGGGCTATGCCCCCTTCATCAACCTGCTGCGATCGGTGATGGCCGACCGCGGCGGCGTGCGTATCGACCATATCCTGGGCCTGCACCGGCTGTGGGTGCTGCCCAACGGCGGCTCGGCCAGTGACGGCGTCTACCTGCAGTTTCCGTTGGATGATCTGTTGAACCTGCTGGTGCTGGAGTCGTGGCGGCATCAGTGCGTGGTCATCGGTGAAGACCTGGGGGTGGTGCCTGCAGGCATCCGCCAGCTGCTGGCCAGCCGTGGCGTGCTGGGGGTGGACGTGCTGCCGTTTACGCGCGATGCGAGCGGCTTCCTGGCGCCTGCCGCCTGGCGGCGCGAGGCCGTCGCGATGCCTTCGACCCATGACCTGCCGCCGCTGGCGGGATGGCTGCGCGGGCGCGATCTGCGCTGGCGGGCGCGGCTGGGTGAGATGGACGATCTACCCGCTGCGATGGCACAGCGTCGCGCCGATGCGCTGGCGCTTGCGCAGGCCGCGCACGGTGAGGAGGTGGAAGACGCTGCACTGGAGCGGCTGGCCGCCACGCCGTCACGGTTGGCGCTGCTGCCGCTGGAGGACGCGCTGGGATTGCGCACGCAGGTCAACCTGCCCGGCACCGTCGGCGTCCATCCGAACTGGCGGCGGCGACTGCCGCTGCACTGGGATGAGCCTGCACTGCAATCGCGGCTGGGGCGCATCAGTGCCGGTCGCGGCGGAGCCGGCCGATGA